In Musa acuminata AAA Group cultivar baxijiao chromosome BXJ2-3, Cavendish_Baxijiao_AAA, whole genome shotgun sequence, the following proteins share a genomic window:
- the LOC135607629 gene encoding uncharacterized protein LOC135607629 has product MALYGTSDALMCRTFPTTFRGPARAWFSRLRQSSIASFDQFAKEFEQNFLTSARPRPSITALLALSQHEEETLAQFVTRFAAEIRGYSDTHPFLIMQAFLTGLKPSRFFWSLIEKPPATVPEMLHRANQYVAGEALAAGRRKVGKKSRTEQPRAAASSVDLQPRRRLDHPEQRLPRPPPLPLNTPRTEIFLQIREKGLLRPPNPMRATYKNRSKYCRFHRDHGHDTEDCHDLQNQIEELIRRGYLGHYLKEPREATPRPRMPVERQVDVIIGGPAAGGSSSSARKSYARSSVEKRPRPELEPEISFRAEEGERSHHDDALVISIQIANARVKRVMVDTGSSADVLYLDAFKRLGLPNEDLIPMSSALTGFTGDSISLLGTTTLPVTIGEEPRTKTIMTTFMVVNLPSAYSVILGRPTLNKLKAVVSTYHRAIKFPTSAGVGESRSDPGESRRCYLTAVSLPKRACPHVPDPREEAATSRHLEPPEQLTEVPIKGDWPGQTVKIDAAQPEENSSSSSSS; this is encoded by the coding sequence ATGGCCCTTTACGGCACGTCCGATGCGCTAATGTGCCGTACGTTCCCGACCACCTTCAGAGGACCAGCACGCGCATGGTTCAGCCGGCTGCGCCAATCCTCAATCGCATCTTTTGACCAGTTCGCCAAGGAGTTCGAACAAAACTTCCTCACCAGCGCGCGGCCTCGGCCTTCCATAACCGCCCTGCTGGCACTGTCGCAGCACGAAGAGGAAACGCTCGCACAGTTTGTGACACGCTTCGCCGCGGAGATCCGCGGGTATTCAGACACTCACCCCTTTTTGATCATGCAGGCGTTCCTGACGGGGCTGAAACCctcgaggttcttctggtcactaATTGAGAAGCCGCCCGCCACTGTCCCTGAGATGCTCCACCGGGCCAACCAATACGTCGCCGGCGAAGCGTTGGCAGCAGGAAGACGCAAGGTCGGGAAGAAGTCGCGGACCGAGCAACCCCGAGCCGCTGCCTCGTCGGTCGACCTCCAACCCCGTCGGAGGCTCGACCATCCCGAGCAGCGGCTCCCGAGGCCTCCGCCCCTCCCACTCAACACGCCtcgtaccgagatcttcctccagatCAGGGAGAAAGGTCTTTTGCGGCCCCCCAATCCCATGAGAGCTACTTACAAAAATCGGTCGAAATACTGCAGGTTCCACCGAGACCATGGCCATGACACAGAAGACTGCCACGACCTCCAGAACCAGATTGAGGAGCTGATCAGAAGAGGGTACCTCGGCCATTATCTCAAGGAACCCCGGGAAGCAACCCCGCGTCCCCGGATGCCCGTGGAAAGGCAGGTTGACGTCATCATCGGGGGACCGGCGGCAGGCGGCAGCAGCTCAAGCGCAAGGAAATCCTATGCCAGGAGCTCGGTCGAGAAACGCCCCCGACCCGAGCTAGAACCCGAAATCTCTTTTAGGGCCGAGGAGGGGGAAAGGTCCCATCATGACGACGCTCTGGTGATATCTATCCAGATCGCTAACGCTCGGGTAAAGCGAGTAATGGTCGACACTGGGAGCTCCGCCGACGTTCTGTACCTCGACGCCTTCAAAAGGCTCGGCTTGCCCAACGAGGACCTCATTCCCATGAGCTCGGCACTCACGGGATTCACCGGAGACTCAATCTCCCTGCTCGGCACCACCACACTCCCTGTCACCATTGGGGAGGAACCAAGGACCAAGACAATAATGACTACGTTCATGGTGGTCAACCTACCCTCGGCCTACAGCGTCATCCTCGGACGCCCAACGCTCAACAAGCTAAAAGCAGTGGTCTCAACCTACCACCGAGCCATTAAGTTTCCCACCTCGGCGGGGGTCGGAGAGTCACGAAGCGACCCAGGCGAGTCGAGAAGGTGCTACCTCACCGCGGTCTCCCTCCCGAAGAGAGCATGCCCCCATGTCCCAGACCCTCGAGAAGAGGCTGCCACATCAAGGCACCTTGAACCACCCGAGCAGCTTACCGAGGTACCAATAAAGGGAGACTGGCCCGGTCAGACTGTGAAAATCGACGCAGCCCAGCCCGAAGAAAACAGCTCCAGCTCGTCGAGTTCCTGA
- the LOC135607628 gene encoding uncharacterized protein LOC135607628, which translates to MSNMIIVSGADHGNSETFEKKRRSRGWLRLILNSYDMEDSVYIAANSPCYVEMLVGNVQEPDELGLRGSWNSEIVEENVDMSSLRFRKKVYYMSKSKGDNGVLPYLESIGVKLDRSLLIARYLSSEKLPQLIDKIRASNYMVNFVSGILFPSSINEALIGRNARRMMMYLSIPADEDVQSTLSFFLKSVLAKLTLSMLGHKDASFPNLVESFPKLLLLCYVEDHFKPLVGFLELLGVPEAGISTVLLSFPPIIFS; encoded by the exons ATGTCTAATATGATCATTGTAAGTGGAGCTGACCATGGAAATTCTGAGACATTTGAGAAGAAGCGCAGATCGAGAGGTTGGCTGCGACTCATACTAAATTCCTATGATATG GAGGACTCCGTTTATATCGCCGCCAATTCGCCGTGCTATGTAGAGATGCTCGTGGGGAACGTGCAAGAGCCAGATGAGCTCGGCCTGCGGGGTTCATGGAATAGCGAGATTGTGGAAGAGAACGTGGACATGAGTAGCCTTCGTTTCAGGAAGAAGGTGTACTACATGTCCAAAAGTAAGGGAGATAATGGCGTGCTTCCTTATCTGGAGAGCATTGGCGTCaaacttgatagaag TTTGCTCATTGCTAGGTATTTGTCCTCGGAGAAGCTTCCTCAGCTGATTGATAAGATAAGAGCTTCAAATTATATG GTCAATTTTGTGAGTGGAATTTTGTTTCCGAGCAGTATTAATGAGGCACTTATCGGAAGAAATGCTAGACGAATGATGATGTACCTATCGATTCCTGCGGATGAGGATGTTCAGAGcactttgtctttttttttaaaaagtgT acttgccaaactaacactaaGTATGTTAGGTCACAAAGATGCCTCATTTCCCAATCTGGTCGAATCATTTCCAAAGCTTCTTCTTTTGTGCTACGTGGAAGACCATTTTAAACCGTTGGTTGGCTTTCTTGAACTTCTTGGTGTTCCTGAAGCAGGCATTTCAACTGTACTATTGTCATTCCCACCTATCATTTTTAGTTAG
- the LOC135608360 gene encoding disease resistance protein RGA2-like has product MAVVLDAFISGLLGTLKDMAKEKLDLLLGVPGEIQKLRRSLRNIHSVLRDAEKQRIENEGVNDWLMDLKDFMYDADDLLDECRMEAQKWTPRESDPKPSTSCGFPFFACFREVKFRHEVGVKIKDLNDRLEEISAGRSKLQLHVSAAEPRVVPRVSRITSPVMESDMVGERLEEDSKALVEQLTKQDPSKNVVVLAIVGIGGIGKTTLAQKVFNDGKIKASFRTTIWVCVSQEFSETDLLRNIVKGAGGSHGGEQSRSLLEPLVEGLLRGNKFLLVLDDVWDAQIWDDLLRNPLHGGAAGSRVLVTTRNAGIARQMKAAHVHEMKLLPPEDGWSLLCKKATMNAEEERDAQDLKDTGMKIVEKCGGLPLAIKTIGGVLRDRGLNRSAWEEVLRSAAWSRTGLPEGVHGALYLSYQDLPSHLKQCFLHCALFKEDYVFRRSDVVRLWIAEGFVEARGDANLEETGEQYYRELLHRSLLQSVQLYNLDYNERSKMHDLLRSLGHFLSRDESLFIRDVQNEWRSAVAQMKLRRLSIGATETTDIQHIVSLTKQHESVRTLLVEGTRPLFEGTRNNMNDIDDCLKNLVRLRVLHIMHINIKSISRNIGNLIHLRYLNMTYSDVTELPESICNLTNLQFLILRGCTQLTQIPQGMARLFNLRTLDCTYTQLKSLPCGIGRLKHLNELEGFVMNMANGTCPLEELGSLQELRYLSICNLERACMEAEPERETSVLKGKQKLKNLRLECHDRPTSDGHTGEQIERMEKVLDVALHPPSSVVTLGLVNLFGLRYPSWMASASISSLLPNISRLELINCDHWPLLPPLGKLPSLEFLFIRGAGAVTTIGPEFFGCEAAATGHERERNSKRPSSSSTSPPSLFPKLRQLELWSMTNMEVWDWVAEGFAMRRLKKLVLVNCPKLKSLPEGLIRQATCLTTLDLANVCALKSIRGFPSVKQLSIRGISDLEIVTDLPALEVLELGMGLVPYNHLPEWLADCPACFTLLQRLDVWGTTQLLRRCLQNGPDWPMIRHFPIFSMKDDRGNYINYIKHSCTFETNVVDADAAFAAAEEEEEEEEEEEEEEEEERHQ; this is encoded by the coding sequence ATGGCCGTTGTTCTTGATGCCTTCATCTCCGGGCTGCTCGGTACGTTGAAGGACATGGCTAAAGAGAAGTTGGACTTGCTGTTGGGCGTCCCCGGGGAGATCCAAAAGCTCCGACGCTCTCTCCGCAACATCCACTCTGTCCTTCGCGACGCCGAGAAGCAGCGGATCGAGAACGAGGGCGTCAACGACTGGCTGATGGACCTCAAGGACTTCATGTACGACGCCGACGACCTCCTCGACGAGTGCCGGATGGAGGCCCAGAAGTGGACTCCTCGTGAGTCCGATCCGAAGCCGTCCACCTCGTGCGGATTTCCCTTCTTTGCTTGCTTTCGCGAGGTCAAGTTCAGACATGAGGTGGGCGTCAAAATCAAGGATCTCAACGATCGGCTGGAAGAGATCTCGGCCGGAAGGTCCAAGCTGCAACTCCATGTGTCTGCGGCCGAACCAAGGGTGGTTCCTCGAGTTAGTCGCATAACTTCCCCCGTGATGGAGTCTGACATGGTTGGCGAGCGGCTGGAGGAGGACTCCAAGGCACTGGTGGAGCAGCTGACAAAGCAAGATCCGAGTAAGAACGTGGTGGTGCTGGCAATTGTGGGGATCGGTGGCATCGGAAAGACCACCCTCGCTCAGAAGGTGTTCAATGATGGTAAAATCAAAGCCAGCTTCCGCACCACCATCTGGGTGTGCGTGTCCCAAGAGTTCAGCGAGACGGATCTTCTCAGAAATATCGTTAAAGGTGCTGGTGGAAGCCATGGTGGAGAACAGAGCAGGAGTCTGCTGGAGCCCTTGGTGGAGGGTCTCCTGAGAGGGAACAAGTTCTTGCTGGTGTTGGATGATGTTTGGGATGCTCAGATCTGGGACGACTTGCTCCGCAATCCTTTGCATGGAGGAGCAGCAGGCAGCAGGGTGCTGGTGACCACCAGAAACGCAGGGATCGCGAGGCAGATGAAGGCGGCCCACGTCCACGAGATGAAGCTGCTGCCTCCGGAGGATGGCTGGTCGCTCCTGTGCAAGAAGGCGACGATGAATGCAGAGGAGGAAAGGGATGCCCAAGATCTCAAGGACACAGGCATGAAGATTGTTGAGAAATGCGGAGGGCTTCCCCTGGCCATCAAGACCATCGGAGGGGTCCTCCGCGACAGAGGACTCAACAGAAGTGCGTGGGAGGAAGTTCTCCGCAGCGCCGCATGGTCACGGACCGGGCTTCCCGAAGGTGTGCATGGAGCACTGTATCTGAGCTACCAAGACCTGCCGTCCCATCTCAAGCAATGTTTTCTCCACTGTGCGTTGTTCAAAGAAGACTATGTGTTTCGCAGGTCTGACGTCGTCAGATTATGGATAGCCGAGGGGTTTGTCGAAGCACGAGGAGATGCCAACTTGGAGGAAACAGGGGAGCAATATTACAGAGAGCTGCTTCATAGGAGCCTTCTACAATCGGTGCAACTTTACAATCTGGACTACAATGAGCGTTCCAAGATGCATGACCTGCTGCGATCGCTCGGCCATTTCCTATCGAGAGATGAGAGCTTGTTCATTAGGGACGTGCAAAATGAGTGGAGAAGTGCTGTCGCCCAGATGAAGCTGCGTCGGTTGTCGATTGGGGCCACTGAAACCACGGACATCCAGCATATCGTCAGTTTGACCAAGCAACATGAGTCGGTGAGGACATTGTTGGTGGAGGGAACACGTCCATTGTTCGAGGGAACACGTAACAATATGAATGATATAGATGATTGCTTGAAGAACCTCGTGCGACTTCGAGTCCTGCACATTATGCACATAAATATCAAGAGCATATCGCGCAACATCGGAAATTTGATACACTTGAGATACTTGAATATGACTTATTCCGATGTAACGGAGCTTCCAGAAAGCATATGCAATCTGACGAATTTGCAGTTTTTGATCCTCAGAGGATGTACTCAGTTGACACAGATCCCCCAGGGTATGGCTAGACTATTCAATCTAAGGACACTCGATTGTACATATACACAGCTGAAGAGCTTACCATGTGGAATAGGAAGGTTGAAGCACCTCAATGAACTCGAAGGATTCGTGATGAACATGGCTAATGGTACGTGCCCATTGGAAGAATTAGGCAGCCTCCAAGAGCTTAGATACCTTTCCATTTGCAACTTGGAGAGAGCGTGCATGGAAGCTGAACCGGAAAGAGAAACGAGCGTCTTAAAAGGTAAACAAAAACTGAAGAATCTGCGCTTAGAATGCCATGACAGACCGACATCCGATGGTCACACGGGGGAACAGATTGAAAGAATGGAGAAGGTGTTGGATGTGGCACTTCATCCACCATCATCTGTTGTTACGCTCGGGTTAGTGAATCTCTTCGGCCTCCGGTACCCCAGCTGGATGGCGTCTGCAAGCATCAGTTCGCTTCTTCCAAACATAAGCCGCTTGGAACTAATTAACTGCGATCATTGGCCACTGCTTCCACCGCTAGGGAAGCTCCCCAGTTTGGAGTTTCTTTTCATACGAGGTGCAGGTGCAGTGACCACCATCGGACCGGAATTTTTTGGGTGTGAAGCTGCTGCTACTGGTCATGAACGGGAACGGAATTCAAagcgcccttcttcttcttctacttctcctcCTTCGTTGTTTCCGAAACTAAGGCAGCTGGAACTCTGGAGTATGACTAACATGGAAGTGTGGGATTGGGTAGCGGAAGGTTTTGCTATGCGTCGCCTCAAAAAATTGGTCCTCGTAAATTGCCCAAAGTTGAAGTCTCTACCGGAAGGCCTGATCCGACAGGCAACCTGCTTAACCACATTGGATCTGGCCAATGTGTGTGCTCTCAAGTCCATCAGAGGTTTCCCTTCTGTGAAACAACTGAGTATACGTGGTATATCAGATCTGGAGATTGTTACTGATCTCCCTGCACTGGAGGTATTGGAGTTGGGCATGGGTTTAGTTCCATACAATCATTTACCAGAGTGGTTGGCGGATTGCCCTGCATGCTTCACTTTGCTCCAGAGGCTGGACGTATGGGGAACCACCCAACTACTCCGCAGATGCCTCCAAAATGGCCCAGACTGGCCCATGATCAgacactttccaattttttccatgaAAGATGACCGAGGCAATTATATAAACTACATCAAGCATTCCTGCACCTTCGAGACAAATGTAGTCGATGCTGATGCTGCTTTTGCTGccgctgaagaagaagaagaagaagaagaagaagaagaagaagaagaagaagaagaaagacatCAATGA